In one window of Henckelia pumila isolate YLH828 chromosome 1, ASM3356847v2, whole genome shotgun sequence DNA:
- the LOC140884052 gene encoding lysine histidine transporter-like 6: MVSSTPQQPKEVPSDETWAGKSPSREAKWWYSTFHTVTAMVGAGVLSLPYAMAYLGWGPGTLVLALSWCITLNTMWQMIQLHESEPGVRFDRYYDLGRHAFGPKLGPWIVLPQQLIVQVGCDIVYMVTGGKCLKKFMEIACSNCTPIRQSYWICIFGGLHFFLSQLPDFNSVSGVSLAAAIMSLSYSTIAWIGSLSHGRVPNVSYGYKKTSSIDYMFRVFNALGQVTFAYAGHAVVLEIQATIPSTPEKPSRVPMWKGAVWAYFINGICYFPVALIGYWAFGQDVADNVLVALQKPAWLIASANLMVVVHVIGSYQVYAMPVFDLVERTISKRFSTIPSGFVLRLIVRSAYVAFTLFIGVTFPFFGDLLGFFGGFGFAPTSYFLPSIIWLKLKKPQRFSRSWFTNWASIVVGVFIMVASTIGGLRNIVIDASTYEFYS; the protein is encoded by the exons ATGGTGTCATCCACTCCACAGCAACCCAAG GAAGTTCCATCAGATGAAACATGGGCAGGAAAGAGTCCCTCGCGCGAGGCGAAATGGTGGTACTCGACGTTTCATACGGTCACGGCCATGGTTGGTGCGGGCGTGCTCAGTTTGCCGTATGCCATGGCTTACTTAGGATG GGGTCCAGGAACACTGGTCCTGGCACTGTCCTGGTGCATCACCTTGAACACCATGTGGCAGATGATCCAGCTCCACGAAAGCGAGCCTGGTGTCCGTTTCGACCGGTACTACGACCTGGGACGACACGCCTTCGGGCCGAAGCTGGGGCCGTGGATAGTACTGCCTCAGCAGCTCATTGTACAGGTGGGATGTGACATCGTTTACATGGTGACCGGAGGAAAGTGCCTCAAGAAGTTCATGGAAATCGCCTGCTCTAATTGCACCCCAATCAGGCAATCTTACTGGATTTGCATCTTCGGAGGTCTCCATTTCTTCCTCTCTCAATTGCCAGATTTCAATTCCGTGTCTGGTGTCTCATTGGCTGCTGCAATCATGTCACTAAG CTACTCAACCATAGCCTGGATAGGTAGCCTGAGCCATGGCCGGGTCCCGAACGTGAGCTACGGGTACAAGAAAACTAGTTCCATCGACTACATGTTCCGCGTGTTCAACGCCTTAGGGCAGGTTACGTTCGCCTATGCTGGACACGCGGTGGTGCTAGAAATCCAGGCCACTATACCATCCACCCCTGAGAAGCCCTCCAGAGTTCCAATGTGGAAAGGAGCCGTTTGGGCCTATTTCATCAATGGCATCTGTTATTTCCCCGTGGCACTCATCGGATATTGGGCCTTCGGGCAAGACGTTGCTGACAATGTGCTCGTCGCACTTCAGAAACCGGCCTGGCTCATTGCTTCTGCTAACTTGATGGTTGTGGTTCATGTCATTGGAAGCTATCAG GTTTATGCAATGCCGGTATTCGACTTGGTTGAGAGAACAATTTCGAAGAGATTTAGCACCATCCCTTCTGGATTTGTGCTTAGGCTCATTGTCCGCTCTGCCTATGTAG CTTTTACCCTTTTCATTGGTGTGACATTCCCTTTCTTTGGTGATCTTCTTGGCTTCTTTGGTGGATTTGGATTTGCTCCAACTTCTTACTTT CTACCTAGTATAATATGGCTAAAGTTGAAGAAACCACAGAGATTCAGCCGTTCTTGGTTTACGAATTGG GCAAGCATAGTTGTGGGAGTGTTCATCATGGTGGCATCAACCATCGGCGGCCTGAGAAATATTGTAATTGATGCATCCACTTATGAATTCTATTCGTAG